The following proteins are co-located in the Streptomyces sp. NBC_00435 genome:
- a CDS encoding HEAT repeat domain-containing protein, whose translation MTDFPVEALEALDAVAWDRFESGDPEYPAGQVPRLLRRLARKGGAANETDCSALSRCLAVGSGEVVPAATAALPFVTALVADPDAGDRVVLVEMLVALAVTAARAAPALVDEGWPAAWRDQREAVRTLLADPDPGVRRAALPLVDGAGPLLERWRTETDPAVRLPLLLALGEAAAAAAGATAGPARYGIGVAEAQVRPVAAAVPSAEGAPGAVERVRGALADVLRGGSPVMKVAAVCAWAHLDPDVPLQRAGLLLEILCDTTTRPEFEALWCGRGAEYSSSREFVYSREDAVPWVTSLFDHDPEAAVRFVARLAGAAGRAGDAALCRAALGEAWRLLVLRPSAAPALLPVAGGLLGDPDDAVRLRAANLLAVLGPRAAEYADRLAALLDDPGGDDFDCIGGTVGDYAGWALVRIGDPRALPGLVDRLYAPDREDRGRGYGGGAPRLPDIHEVLVPLRAHAEVLLPSLREAMRHHAARSGGVGPLTGQFLQVLKAWGPAAVAALPEILPLLDDARSSLPAVDVLAAMGPAAASAGPALRACTVLDHPGNHHKVAWGVWRTAGGDASVLRTLGEAVLNARAPVYGPVLLLADFGPAAAPYAGRVRHVMENTEGWYRMRSAIVLWSITGEPEPSASVLEEYVLPVADGDESYGFLVEALGALARIGRISPAARTALRRVKGSDRRLSPYRDYRAFLRDEEARAAIEDVLTLP comes from the coding sequence ATGACGGACTTTCCGGTGGAGGCGCTGGAGGCTCTGGACGCGGTGGCGTGGGACCGGTTCGAGTCGGGGGATCCCGAGTACCCGGCCGGCCAGGTGCCCCGGCTGCTGCGGCGGCTCGCGCGGAAGGGCGGGGCCGCGAACGAAACGGACTGCTCCGCACTGAGCCGCTGCCTCGCCGTGGGGAGCGGCGAAGTGGTCCCCGCGGCGACCGCCGCACTGCCGTTCGTGACGGCCCTCGTCGCCGATCCGGACGCGGGGGACCGGGTGGTGCTCGTCGAGATGCTGGTGGCCCTGGCCGTGACGGCGGCGCGGGCCGCGCCCGCCCTGGTGGACGAGGGGTGGCCCGCGGCCTGGCGGGACCAGCGGGAAGCGGTCCGGACGCTGCTCGCGGACCCGGACCCCGGGGTCCGGCGGGCAGCCCTTCCTCTGGTGGACGGGGCCGGGCCGCTGCTGGAGCGGTGGCGGACCGAGACGGATCCGGCGGTACGGCTGCCACTGCTCCTCGCTCTGGGCGAGGCGGCGGCTGCCGCCGCCGGAGCCACGGCCGGGCCGGCCAGGTACGGCATCGGCGTGGCGGAGGCCCAGGTCCGGCCGGTGGCGGCCGCGGTCCCGTCCGCCGAGGGTGCGCCGGGGGCTGTGGAGCGGGTGCGGGGGGCGCTGGCCGACGTGCTGCGCGGGGGGAGCCCCGTCATGAAGGTCGCGGCCGTCTGCGCCTGGGCACATCTGGACCCGGACGTTCCGCTCCAGCGGGCCGGGCTGCTGCTGGAGATCCTCTGCGACACCACCACGCGGCCGGAGTTCGAGGCGCTCTGGTGCGGGCGGGGCGCCGAGTACTCGTCCTCCCGCGAGTTCGTGTACTCCCGCGAGGACGCCGTCCCCTGGGTGACCAGCCTGTTCGACCACGACCCGGAGGCGGCGGTGCGGTTCGTGGCCCGGCTCGCGGGCGCCGCGGGCCGGGCCGGGGACGCCGCGCTGTGCCGGGCCGCACTGGGTGAGGCGTGGCGGCTGCTGGTCCTCCGGCCGTCCGCGGCGCCCGCGCTGCTGCCCGTGGCGGGCGGGCTGCTGGGGGATCCGGACGACGCGGTGCGGCTCAGGGCGGCGAACCTCCTCGCGGTGCTCGGCCCGCGGGCGGCGGAGTACGCGGACCGGCTCGCCGCGCTCCTCGACGACCCGGGCGGGGACGACTTCGACTGCATCGGGGGGACCGTCGGGGACTACGCGGGCTGGGCACTGGTCCGGATCGGCGACCCGCGCGCCCTCCCCGGGCTCGTCGACCGGCTCTACGCGCCCGACCGGGAGGACCGCGGTCGCGGCTACGGCGGGGGCGCGCCGCGCCTCCCGGACATCCACGAGGTGCTGGTACCGCTGCGGGCGCACGCGGAGGTCCTGCTGCCCTCCCTGCGGGAGGCGATGCGGCACCACGCCGCGCGGAGCGGCGGGGTCGGCCCGCTCACCGGGCAGTTCCTCCAGGTGCTGAAGGCGTGGGGGCCGGCCGCGGTCGCCGCGCTGCCGGAGATCCTGCCGCTGCTGGACGACGCGCGGTCCTCGCTGCCGGCCGTCGACGTGCTGGCCGCCATGGGGCCGGCCGCCGCGTCCGCCGGACCGGCCCTGCGCGCCTGTACGGTCCTCGACCACCCGGGGAACCACCACAAGGTGGCCTGGGGCGTCTGGCGCACGGCGGGCGGCGACGCGTCGGTCCTGCGGACGCTGGGCGAAGCGGTGCTGAACGCGCGGGCCCCGGTCTACGGACCGGTCCTCCTCCTGGCCGACTTCGGCCCCGCGGCGGCGCCGTACGCCGGCCGGGTCCGGCACGTCATGGAGAACACCGAGGGCTGGTACCGGATGCGGAGTGCGATCGTGCTGTGGTCGATCACGGGCGAGCCCGAGCCGAGCGCGTCGGTCCTGGAGGAGTACGTCCTGCCGGTGGCCGACGGCGACGAGAGCTACGGATTCCTCGTCGAAGCACTGGGGGCTCTGGCCCGGATCGGTCGGATCAGCCCGGCGGCGCGCACCGCGCTCCGCCGGGTGAAGGGCTCCGACCGGCGCCTGTCCCCGTACCGGGACTACCGGGCGTTCCTGCGTGACGAGGAGGCCCGCGCCGCCATCGAGGACGTGCTCACCCTTCCGTGA
- a CDS encoding ATP-binding protein, whose protein sequence is MQVLQVQLEVGPDPAEVGRARRWARSRLAGCGIGDDEPLAETLILLISELVTNAVVHTGCPAVLRMLFGEPGVRVEVADASDRAPSPRQAAGDDTGGRGLELVDGLADRWGWQREGAGKRIWCEIDLAEKAAEDCASDCGADTAPGGPETRGAIREPRVYL, encoded by the coding sequence GTGCAGGTGCTTCAGGTGCAGCTGGAGGTAGGACCGGACCCCGCCGAGGTCGGCCGGGCCCGCCGATGGGCCCGTTCACGGCTGGCGGGCTGCGGCATAGGGGACGACGAGCCGCTCGCCGAGACGCTGATCCTGCTGATCTCCGAGCTGGTCACCAACGCCGTCGTGCACACCGGCTGTCCGGCCGTGCTGCGCATGCTGTTCGGGGAGCCGGGGGTGCGGGTGGAGGTCGCCGACGCGAGCGACCGGGCACCGTCCCCGCGCCAGGCCGCCGGGGACGATACGGGCGGCCGCGGGCTGGAGCTGGTGGACGGGCTGGCGGACCGCTGGGGCTGGCAGCGCGAGGGCGCCGGGAAACGGATCTGGTGCGAGATCGACCTGGCGGAGAAGGCGGCGGAGGACTGCGCCTCGGACTGCGGGGCGGACACTGCCCCGGGCGGCCCGGAAACCCGGGGCGCGATCCGGGAACCGCGCGTGTACCTCTAA
- a CDS encoding acyl-CoA dehydrogenase family protein produces the protein MDFQPTQDQRDLRAGVRDLLAGRYGREELRASVDRAAGTGRSVDRSLWRELGAAGFFALRLPESEGGVGLGLAEAVLVFEEAGRALLPGPLVATHLAAGVVTGAAEGEAVVTAFDLEGPLVCHLGEADAVLGAAAVPAGEPVRSADPLTPLTRVSAPVESAARVAGYGPGVRGAGALLTAALQLGSALRTVELAVRYAKEREQFGQPIGAFQAVKHLCAQMLVRAEVARTAVYAAAVTQEPAEVAAAKLLADEAAVRNARDCLQVHGGMGFTWEADVHLHLKRAWVRAEQWGTAARAQEVLAEELMAEALTAEY, from the coding sequence GTGGACTTCCAGCCGACGCAGGACCAGCGGGACCTGCGGGCAGGCGTACGGGACCTGCTGGCGGGGCGGTACGGGCGCGAGGAGCTGCGGGCCTCGGTCGACCGGGCGGCGGGCACGGGCCGGTCCGTGGACCGGTCGCTCTGGCGGGAGCTCGGCGCGGCCGGGTTCTTCGCGCTGCGGCTCCCGGAGAGCGAGGGAGGGGTCGGGCTGGGGCTGGCGGAGGCGGTCCTCGTCTTCGAGGAGGCCGGCCGGGCGCTCCTGCCGGGGCCGCTGGTCGCCACCCACCTGGCCGCCGGAGTCGTGACGGGGGCCGCGGAGGGGGAGGCCGTGGTGACGGCCTTCGACCTGGAGGGGCCGCTCGTGTGCCACCTCGGCGAGGCCGACGCCGTGCTCGGGGCCGCCGCGGTGCCCGCCGGGGAGCCGGTGCGGTCGGCGGATCCGCTCACGCCGCTGACGCGGGTGTCCGCGCCGGTGGAGAGTGCGGCGCGCGTCGCCGGGTACGGCCCCGGGGTCCGCGGAGCGGGGGCGCTGCTGACAGCGGCGCTCCAACTCGGCAGTGCGCTGCGCACCGTGGAGCTGGCGGTGCGGTACGCGAAGGAGCGCGAGCAGTTCGGGCAGCCGATCGGAGCGTTCCAGGCGGTCAAGCACCTGTGCGCGCAGATGCTGGTGCGGGCCGAGGTGGCCCGTACGGCGGTCTACGCGGCGGCGGTGACGCAGGAACCGGCGGAGGTGGCGGCGGCCAAGCTGCTGGCCGACGAGGCGGCCGTCCGCAATGCCCGGGACTGCCTGCAGGTGCACGGCGGGATGGGCTTCACGTGGGAGGCGGACGTGCACCTGCACCTGAAGCGGGCGTGGGTGCGGGCCGAGCAGTGGGGGACGGCGGCGCGGGCGCAGGAGGTGCTGGCGGAGGAACTGATGGCGGAGGCGCTGACGGCGGAGTACTGA
- a CDS encoding acyl-CoA dehydrogenase has translation MDLTYTEEEQEFRARLRAWLAKVLPELPPRPSPDDWPGRRAHDAGWQRRLYDAGYAGLHWPVDAGGRGATPTQHLIFLEETERAGAPYVGANFVGLLHAGPTIAAEGTAEQRARWLPPVLRGDEVWCQGFSEPDAGSDLASLRTRAVRDGDEYVITGSKIWTSHAEVADWCELLVRTEPVSATVPKHRGISWLAMPMDAPGVTIRPLRTLAGSTEFAEMFLDEVRVPVANRVGAENDGWRVTMVTLSFERGTAFVGEVVACRRTLGALARAAKANGRWDDPVLRRRLGRLYGEFGALWRLTQWNVSESERSGGVPGIGGSVFKLAYSHARQELYDTAAEVLGPYSLSLDEEWTLDRLSSLSYTIAAGTSQIQRNIVAERILGLPKGR, from the coding sequence GTGGACCTCACCTACACCGAGGAGGAGCAGGAGTTCCGGGCCCGGCTGCGGGCCTGGCTCGCCAAGGTGCTCCCCGAACTGCCGCCCAGGCCCTCGCCCGACGACTGGCCGGGCCGCCGCGCCCACGACGCGGGCTGGCAGCGCAGGCTCTACGACGCCGGGTACGCCGGACTGCACTGGCCGGTCGACGCAGGTGGGCGCGGGGCCACCCCCACGCAGCACCTGATCTTCCTCGAGGAGACCGAGCGCGCGGGAGCCCCGTACGTCGGCGCGAACTTCGTCGGGCTGCTGCACGCCGGCCCGACCATCGCCGCCGAGGGCACCGCCGAGCAGCGGGCGCGGTGGCTGCCGCCCGTGCTGCGCGGCGACGAGGTCTGGTGCCAGGGGTTCAGCGAGCCCGACGCGGGCTCCGACCTGGCCTCGCTGCGCACCCGCGCCGTCCGCGACGGCGACGAGTACGTGATCACCGGGTCGAAGATCTGGACCTCGCACGCGGAGGTCGCCGACTGGTGCGAGCTGCTGGTGCGCACGGAGCCCGTCAGCGCGACGGTCCCGAAGCACCGGGGGATCTCCTGGCTGGCCATGCCGATGGACGCGCCGGGGGTGACGATCCGGCCGCTGCGCACACTGGCCGGGTCGACCGAGTTCGCCGAGATGTTCCTCGACGAGGTGCGGGTCCCGGTCGCCAATCGGGTCGGGGCGGAGAACGACGGCTGGCGGGTCACGATGGTGACCCTGTCCTTCGAGCGCGGCACCGCCTTCGTCGGCGAGGTCGTCGCCTGCCGGCGCACCCTGGGCGCTCTGGCGCGCGCCGCGAAGGCGAACGGGCGCTGGGACGACCCGGTGCTGCGGCGGCGGCTGGGCCGGCTGTACGGGGAGTTCGGCGCCCTGTGGCGGCTCACGCAGTGGAACGTCAGCGAGTCCGAGCGCTCGGGCGGGGTGCCCGGCATCGGCGGCAGCGTCTTCAAGCTGGCGTACTCGCACGCGCGCCAGGAGCTCTACGACACCGCCGCCGAGGTGCTGGGTCCGTACTCCCTCTCGCTGGACGAGGAGTGGACCCTGGACCGGCTCTCCTCGCTCTCGTACACGATCGCGGCGGGCACCTCGCAGATCCAGCGGAACATCGTCGCCGAGCGGATCCTCGGCCTTCCGAAGGGCAGGTGA
- a CDS encoding amidohydrolase family protein, which produces MELPRIISVDDHVIEPAHLFDVWLPAKYRDRGPKALTAGIGELAYTGGKYVITMDPDGPPTDWWIYEDLKFPYKRNIAAVGFDRDEMTLEGITREEMRRGCWDPKARLLDMDLNHVEASLCFPTFPRFCGQTFAEAHDKEVALACVRAYNDWMVEEWCGDSGGRLIPLCIIPLWDIDLAVAEIRRNAARGVRAVTFSEIPTYLGLPSIHSGYWDPFFAVCQETGTVVNMHIGSSSQMPAASPDAPPAVQASLSFNNAMASMMDFLFSGVLVKFPTLKLAYSEGQMGWIPYALERADDVWQEHRAWGGVKDLIPEPPSTYYYRQMFCCFFRDKHGIASLDVVGRDNATFETDYPHVDSTFPHTKEVALDHVKGLDEETVYKLMRGNAIRMLGLDFDRDRRAGR; this is translated from the coding sequence ATGGAACTGCCTCGGATCATCAGCGTCGACGACCACGTCATCGAACCCGCCCACCTCTTCGACGTCTGGCTCCCGGCCAAGTACCGCGACCGCGGACCCAAGGCCCTGACCGCGGGCATCGGCGAGCTCGCCTACACCGGCGGCAAGTACGTGATCACCATGGACCCCGACGGCCCGCCCACCGACTGGTGGATCTACGAGGACCTGAAGTTCCCGTACAAGCGCAACATTGCCGCCGTCGGCTTCGACCGGGACGAGATGACCCTGGAGGGCATCACCCGCGAGGAGATGCGGCGCGGCTGCTGGGACCCCAAGGCGCGCCTGCTCGACATGGACCTCAACCACGTCGAGGCCTCCCTGTGCTTCCCGACCTTCCCGCGCTTCTGCGGGCAGACCTTCGCCGAGGCACACGACAAGGAGGTCGCCCTGGCCTGCGTGCGCGCCTACAACGACTGGATGGTCGAGGAGTGGTGCGGGGACAGCGGCGGCCGGCTCATCCCGCTCTGCATCATCCCGCTCTGGGACATCGACCTGGCCGTCGCGGAGATCCGCCGCAACGCGGCGCGCGGGGTCCGGGCGGTGACCTTCTCCGAGATCCCGACCTACCTGGGACTGCCGTCCATCCACTCCGGCTACTGGGACCCCTTCTTCGCCGTCTGCCAGGAGACCGGCACCGTCGTCAACATGCACATCGGGTCCAGCTCGCAGATGCCCGCCGCCTCTCCCGACGCGCCGCCCGCCGTGCAGGCCTCGCTCAGCTTCAACAACGCCATGGCCTCGATGATGGACTTCCTGTTCAGCGGCGTGCTGGTGAAGTTCCCGACGCTCAAGCTGGCGTACAGCGAGGGCCAGATGGGCTGGATCCCGTACGCCCTGGAGCGCGCCGACGACGTGTGGCAGGAGCACCGCGCCTGGGGCGGGGTCAAGGACCTGATCCCCGAGCCGCCGTCCACGTACTACTACCGGCAGATGTTCTGCTGCTTCTTCCGTGACAAGCACGGCATCGCCTCGCTGGACGTCGTCGGGCGCGACAACGCCACCTTCGAGACCGACTACCCGCACGTGGACTCGACCTTCCCGCACACCAAGGAGGTCGCCCTCGACCACGTCAAGGGACTGGACGAGGAGACCGTCTACAAACTGATGCGCGGCAACGCCATCCGGATGCTCGGCCTGGACTTCGACCGGGACCGGCGGGCGGGGCGGTAG
- a CDS encoding class I adenylate-forming enzyme family protein produces the protein MTDSTAVELSRSRTLWDLIARRAAMTPDAPVLIEAAEDPADDRRLTFEELRTRSEQVAAGLYDMGVRPGTVVAWQLPTRIETVLLSVALARIGAVQTPVIPFYRDREVGFALRESKAEFFAVPGVWRGFDHTGMAHRLGARGVFEAYDSLPSGDPAVLPPPPQDGVSVRWIYWTSGTTSDPKGVLHTDRSLIAGGSCLAHALHLSPADVGSMAFPFAHIAGPDYTVMLLLYGFPAVLFEKFAMPGALDGYRRHGVTVAGGSTAFYSMFLTEQRKDPATRLIPTLRLLAGGGAPKPPEIYHAVVRELGCQLTHGYGMTEVPMITMGAPDDTSENLATTEGRPPAGMSIRITTPEGTVLPPDTDGEVRLRGEAVCRGYLNREEDTGVFDSDGYLVTGDLGHLTKDGYLVLTGRSKDVIIRKGENISAKEIEDLLHQLPAIADVAVIGLPDPERGERVCAVVEQPAGAPPLTLPELTAHLRAQGLSTHKLPEQLELVDALPRNDALRKVLKYKLRERFA, from the coding sequence ATGACGGACAGCACCGCAGTCGAACTCAGCCGGTCCCGGACCCTCTGGGACCTGATCGCCCGCCGGGCCGCCATGACCCCCGACGCCCCCGTGCTCATCGAGGCGGCCGAGGACCCCGCCGACGACCGCCGGCTGACCTTCGAGGAACTGCGGACACGCTCCGAGCAGGTCGCGGCAGGCCTGTACGACATGGGGGTGCGCCCCGGCACGGTGGTCGCCTGGCAGCTGCCCACCCGCATCGAGACCGTCCTGCTCTCGGTCGCCCTCGCCCGCATCGGCGCCGTCCAGACCCCCGTCATCCCCTTCTACCGGGACCGCGAGGTCGGCTTCGCCCTCCGTGAGTCCAAGGCGGAGTTCTTCGCGGTCCCCGGCGTCTGGCGCGGCTTCGACCACACGGGGATGGCACACCGCCTCGGCGCGCGCGGGGTCTTCGAGGCCTACGACTCCCTCCCGTCCGGGGACCCGGCCGTCCTGCCCCCGCCCCCGCAGGACGGTGTCTCGGTCCGGTGGATCTACTGGACCTCGGGCACCACCTCGGACCCCAAGGGCGTCCTGCACACGGACCGCTCCCTCATCGCGGGCGGCTCCTGCCTGGCCCACGCCCTGCACCTCTCACCGGCCGACGTCGGCTCGATGGCCTTCCCGTTCGCCCACATCGCCGGCCCCGACTACACGGTGATGCTCCTGCTCTACGGGTTCCCGGCGGTCCTCTTCGAGAAGTTCGCCATGCCCGGCGCCCTGGACGGCTACCGCCGCCACGGGGTCACGGTCGCCGGCGGCTCCACCGCCTTCTACTCGATGTTCCTCACCGAGCAGCGCAAGGACCCGGCCACCAGGCTCATCCCCACCCTCCGCCTCCTCGCGGGCGGCGGCGCCCCGAAACCCCCGGAGATCTACCACGCGGTCGTCCGCGAACTGGGCTGCCAGCTCACCCACGGCTACGGCATGACCGAGGTTCCGATGATCACCATGGGCGCCCCCGACGACACGTCCGAGAACCTCGCCACCACGGAGGGCCGCCCCCCGGCGGGCATGTCGATCCGCATCACCACCCCGGAAGGCACCGTGCTCCCCCCGGACACCGACGGGGAGGTCCGGCTGCGCGGCGAAGCGGTCTGCCGGGGCTACCTGAACCGGGAGGAGGACACCGGGGTCTTCGACTCCGACGGCTACCTGGTCACCGGCGACCTCGGCCACCTCACGAAGGACGGCTACCTGGTCCTGACGGGCCGCAGCAAGGACGTGATCATCCGCAAGGGCGAGAACATCTCCGCGAAGGAGATCGAGGACCTGCTCCACCAGCTCCCGGCGATAGCCGACGTGGCGGTCATCGGCCTCCCGGACCCCGAACGCGGCGAACGCGTCTGCGCGGTCGTGGAACAGCCCGCCGGCGCACCCCCGCTCACCCTGCCCGAACTGACGGCGCACCTGCGCGCGCAGGGCCTCTCCACCCACAAACTCCCGGAACAGCTGGAGCTGGTCGACGCCCTCCCGCGCAACGACGCCCTGCGCAAGGTCCTCAAGTACAAGCTGCGCGAACGCTTCGCGTAA
- a CDS encoding EF-hand domain-containing protein, producing the protein MDSAEYERKIAARFATFDQDGNGYIDREDFSAAAKAVLAEFAVAARSDKGQDIFAGAEAFWQGMAGIADVDGDQRVTREEFITGAAKRLRDNPQRFAEIARPFLRAVIAVADSDGGGATPGATARVLRVLGTPEELAGPVAAALDADGDGRITEDEILAAFAGYCGVAAPDA; encoded by the coding sequence ATGGACAGCGCAGAATACGAGCGCAAGATCGCCGCCCGATTCGCGACCTTCGACCAGGACGGGAACGGCTATATCGACCGGGAGGACTTCAGCGCGGCGGCGAAGGCGGTGCTGGCCGAGTTCGCCGTGGCGGCCCGCTCCGACAAGGGCCAGGACATCTTCGCGGGCGCGGAGGCCTTCTGGCAGGGCATGGCCGGCATCGCGGACGTGGACGGGGACCAGCGGGTGACCCGCGAGGAGTTCATCACCGGCGCGGCGAAGCGGCTGCGGGACAACCCGCAGCGGTTCGCGGAGATCGCGCGGCCGTTCCTGCGGGCGGTGATCGCGGTGGCGGACTCCGACGGCGGCGGCGCGACCCCGGGGGCGACGGCACGTGTCCTGCGCGTCCTCGGCACCCCGGAGGAACTGGCAGGCCCGGTGGCGGCGGCCCTGGACGCGGACGGCGACGGCCGCATCACGGAGGACGAGATCCTGGCGGCCTTCGCGGGCTACTGCGGAGTGGCGGCGCCGGACGCGTAG
- a CDS encoding sigma factor, protein MPKDAPPRWDRRMQQRLARGEAAALGELYDRFASLVHSLAHRVLGDEKAADRITREVFGYIWENPDAYDPKQGSMRSWVARITQGQAVARLRQAELGRGSREELEQKVRTANAAARADFIVTSMPAPLRAALELAYFKRRDYRQAAADLQISEDEARRRLRLGLQLLSTANAVPRDDMVPPGHGPSGYGTAR, encoded by the coding sequence ATGCCGAAGGACGCACCACCGCGCTGGGACCGCCGCATGCAGCAGCGCCTGGCCCGCGGCGAGGCCGCCGCGCTCGGCGAACTGTACGACCGGTTCGCCTCACTCGTTCACAGCCTGGCCCACCGGGTCCTCGGCGACGAGAAGGCCGCCGACCGGATCACCCGCGAGGTGTTCGGGTACATCTGGGAGAACCCGGACGCCTACGACCCCAAGCAGGGCTCCATGCGTTCCTGGGTCGCCCGCATCACCCAGGGACAGGCCGTCGCCCGCCTGCGCCAGGCCGAACTGGGCCGCGGCTCCCGCGAGGAGCTGGAGCAGAAGGTGCGCACCGCCAACGCGGCCGCCCGCGCGGACTTCATCGTCACCTCCATGCCCGCACCCCTGCGGGCCGCGCTCGAACTGGCCTACTTCAAGCGCCGCGACTACCGGCAGGCCGCCGCCGACCTGCAGATCAGCGAGGACGAGGCCCGGCGCCGGCTGCGGCTGGGCCTGCAACTGCTGTCCACGGCCAACGCCGTCCCGCGCGACGACATGGTCCCGCCCGGACACGGCCCCTCCGGATATGGAACGGCACGATGA
- a CDS encoding maleylpyruvate isomerase N-terminal domain-containing protein, protein MSTPFEGAAEDGEEYERPPGGGGPPRIPGPRAAADDLDYTEYAEAADYPEYTATTYPAHMEPPAPAAPPTPPPTHAVLKSLLGAWALAACSADETQAVEDHLTECAPCAEEALRLRDAVGLLHPEESLDLKPLLRSRVLEDCLGKRPARIPVPVWASPYDTETARLDALLRDFGDSEWHTPVRLKWFEEERRQSRRTTVAGVIGHLLAVDGLVAAALGLDDPLGRDAASGNPTERTERFWGDSPYPTTRRVREPWREQGHTLVRTVSFAGRGVAELSVDYGPFALPLGDAFLERAFECWVHAVDIAEAVDYPYEPPSAPHLNRMIDLAARLLPAALAGRRRAGLAAPPRGLVAAGAPGRTLHLEIEGAGGGGWDIALDSPAAKPSPDHTVARIALDGFEFCQLAAGHISPEEAAVGQNGDREAIRDVLFAAASLSRL, encoded by the coding sequence ATGAGCACCCCCTTCGAAGGCGCCGCCGAAGACGGCGAAGAGTACGAGCGGCCCCCGGGCGGCGGTGGCCCGCCGCGCATACCGGGCCCGCGCGCCGCGGCCGACGACCTCGACTACACCGAGTACGCGGAGGCCGCCGACTACCCGGAGTACACCGCGACCACGTACCCCGCCCACATGGAGCCGCCGGCCCCGGCCGCCCCGCCCACGCCCCCGCCCACCCATGCCGTACTGAAGTCCCTGCTGGGCGCATGGGCCCTCGCGGCCTGCTCCGCCGACGAGACCCAGGCCGTCGAGGACCACCTCACCGAATGCGCGCCCTGCGCCGAAGAGGCACTACGACTGCGCGACGCCGTGGGGCTGCTGCACCCGGAGGAGAGCCTCGACCTCAAGCCGCTGCTGCGCTCGCGCGTGCTGGAGGACTGCCTCGGCAAGCGTCCGGCCCGGATCCCGGTGCCGGTGTGGGCGAGCCCGTACGACACCGAGACGGCGCGGCTCGACGCGCTGCTACGGGACTTCGGGGACTCGGAGTGGCACACGCCGGTCCGGCTCAAGTGGTTCGAGGAGGAGCGGCGCCAGTCCCGCCGGACCACGGTGGCCGGGGTCATCGGGCACCTGCTGGCGGTGGACGGCCTCGTCGCGGCCGCGCTGGGCCTGGACGACCCGCTGGGCCGGGACGCGGCGTCGGGCAACCCCACCGAGCGCACGGAGCGGTTCTGGGGCGACTCCCCGTACCCGACCACCCGGCGGGTCCGCGAACCGTGGCGGGAGCAGGGCCACACCCTGGTCCGTACGGTGTCCTTCGCGGGCCGCGGCGTGGCCGAACTGTCCGTCGACTACGGGCCCTTCGCCCTCCCCCTCGGGGACGCCTTCCTGGAGCGGGCCTTCGAGTGCTGGGTGCACGCCGTGGACATCGCGGAGGCGGTGGACTACCCGTACGAGCCGCCGTCCGCGCCCCATCTGAACCGCATGATCGACCTGGCGGCCCGGCTCCTGCCGGCGGCCCTGGCCGGACGCCGGCGGGCGGGACTGGCGGCGCCGCCGCGCGGGCTGGTCGCGGCCGGGGCGCCGGGCCGGACCCTGCACCTGGAGATCGAGGGCGCGGGAGGCGGCGGCTGGGACATCGCGCTGGACTCCCCGGCGGCGAAACCCTCGCCGGACCACACGGTGGCGCGGATCGCCCTGGACGGCTTCGAGTTCTGTCAGCTGGCCGCGGGCCACATCTCCCCGGAGGAGGCGGCCGTCGGCCAGAACGGCGACCGCGAGGCCATCCGCGACGTCCTCTTCGCGGCGGCCTCGCTGAGCCGGCTCTAG